From one Mesoplodon densirostris isolate mMesDen1 chromosome 19, mMesDen1 primary haplotype, whole genome shotgun sequence genomic stretch:
- the VPS4A gene encoding vacuolar protein sorting-associated protein 4A isoform X1 yields MTTSTLQKAIDLVTKATEEDKAKNYEEALRLYQHAVEYFLHAIKYEAHSDKAKESIRAKCMQYLDRAEKLKDYLRNKEKHGKKPVKENQSESKGSDSDSEGDNPEKKKLQEQLMGAVVMEKPNIRWNDVAGLEGAKEALKEAVILPIKFPHLFTGKRTPWRGILLFGPPGTGKSYLAKAVATEANNSTFFSVSSSDLMSKWLGESEKLVKNLFELARQHKPSIIFIDEVDSLCGSRNENESEAARRIKTEFLVQMQGVGNNNDGTLVLGATNIPWVLDSAIRRRFEKRIYIPLPEEAARAQMFRLHLGSTPHNLTEANIHELARKTEGYSGADISIIVRDSLMQPVRKVQSATHFRKVCGPSRTNPSIMIDDLLTPCSPGDPGAMEMTWMDVPGDKLLEPVVCMSDMLRSLATTRPTVNADDLLKVKKFSEDFGQES; encoded by the exons ATGACAACGTCAACCCTCCAG AAAGCCATTGATCTGGTGACAAAAGCCACAGAAGAGGATAAAGCCAAGAACTACGAGGAGGCCCTCCGGCTCTACCAGCATGCCGTGGAGTATTTCCTGCACGCTATCAAGT ATGAGGCACACAGCGACAAGGCCAAGGAGAGCATTCGAGCCAAGTGCATGCAGTACCTAGACCGGGCAGAGAAGCTGAAGGATTATTTACGAAATAAAGAGAAGCATGGCAAGAAGCCAGTCAAAGAGAACCAGAGCGAGAGCAAGGG cagCGATAGTGACAGTGAAGGGGATaatccagagaaaaagaaactgcaaGAACAGCTGATGG GTGCTGTCGTGATGGAGAAGCCCAACATTCGGTGGAATGACGTGGCCGGGCTGGAGGGGGCCAAGGAGGCCCTCAAAGAAGCTGTCATTTTGCCAATTAAATTCCCACACTTGTTCACAG GCAAGCGTACCCCTTGGCGGGGAATACTGCTCTTTGGACCCCCTGGCACAGGGAAATCCTACCTGGCCAAAGCAGTGGCAACGGAGGCCAACAACTCTACCttcttctctgtgtcctcctCAGACTTGATGTCTAAGTGGTTGGGGGAGAGTGAGAA GCTAGTCAAGAACCTGTTTGAGCTGGCCAGGCAGCACAAGCCCTCCATCATCTTCATTGACGAGGTGGATTCGCTCTGCGGATCCCGCAACGAAAATGAGAGTGAGGCCGCCCGAAGGATCAAAACAGAGTTCCTGGTCCAGATGCAGG gGGTGGGGAATAACAATGATGGGACTCTGGTACTTGGTGCCACAAACATCCCGTGGGTTTTGGATTCAGCCATTAGAAGGAG GTTTGAAAAGCGAATTTATATCCCATTGCCGGAGGAGGCTGCCCGTGCCCAGATGTTCCGGTTGCATCTGGGGAGCACTCCTCACAACCTCACAGAAGCCAACATCCACGAGCTGGCCCGGAAGACGGAAGGCTACTCGGGCGCAGACATCAGCATCATCGTGCGGGATTCCCTCATGCAGCCCGTGAGGAAAGTACAGTCAGCAACACACTTCAGAAAG GTCTGTGGCCCTTCCCGCACCAACCCTAGCATTATGATTGACGACCTCCTGACCCCATGCTCACCAGGGGACCCAGGGGCCATGGAGATGACTTGGATGGATGTCCCCGGTGACAAACTCTTAGAGCCTGTGGTTTGCATG TCGGACATGCTCCGGTCTTTGGCCACCACTCGGCCCACCGTGAATGCAGATGACCTCCTGAAAGTGAAGAAATTCTCAGAGGACTTTGGACAGGAGAGTTAA
- the VPS4A gene encoding vacuolar protein sorting-associated protein 4A isoform X2: MTTSTLQKAIDLVTKATEEDKAKNYEEALRLYQHAVEYFLHAIKYEAHSDKAKESIRAKCMQYLDRAEKLKDYLRNKEKHGKKPVKENQSESKGDSDSEGDNPEKKKLQEQLMGAVVMEKPNIRWNDVAGLEGAKEALKEAVILPIKFPHLFTGKRTPWRGILLFGPPGTGKSYLAKAVATEANNSTFFSVSSSDLMSKWLGESEKLVKNLFELARQHKPSIIFIDEVDSLCGSRNENESEAARRIKTEFLVQMQGVGNNNDGTLVLGATNIPWVLDSAIRRRFEKRIYIPLPEEAARAQMFRLHLGSTPHNLTEANIHELARKTEGYSGADISIIVRDSLMQPVRKVQSATHFRKVCGPSRTNPSIMIDDLLTPCSPGDPGAMEMTWMDVPGDKLLEPVVCMSDMLRSLATTRPTVNADDLLKVKKFSEDFGQES, from the exons ATGACAACGTCAACCCTCCAG AAAGCCATTGATCTGGTGACAAAAGCCACAGAAGAGGATAAAGCCAAGAACTACGAGGAGGCCCTCCGGCTCTACCAGCATGCCGTGGAGTATTTCCTGCACGCTATCAAGT ATGAGGCACACAGCGACAAGGCCAAGGAGAGCATTCGAGCCAAGTGCATGCAGTACCTAGACCGGGCAGAGAAGCTGAAGGATTATTTACGAAATAAAGAGAAGCATGGCAAGAAGCCAGTCAAAGAGAACCAGAGCGAGAGCAAGGG CGATAGTGACAGTGAAGGGGATaatccagagaaaaagaaactgcaaGAACAGCTGATGG GTGCTGTCGTGATGGAGAAGCCCAACATTCGGTGGAATGACGTGGCCGGGCTGGAGGGGGCCAAGGAGGCCCTCAAAGAAGCTGTCATTTTGCCAATTAAATTCCCACACTTGTTCACAG GCAAGCGTACCCCTTGGCGGGGAATACTGCTCTTTGGACCCCCTGGCACAGGGAAATCCTACCTGGCCAAAGCAGTGGCAACGGAGGCCAACAACTCTACCttcttctctgtgtcctcctCAGACTTGATGTCTAAGTGGTTGGGGGAGAGTGAGAA GCTAGTCAAGAACCTGTTTGAGCTGGCCAGGCAGCACAAGCCCTCCATCATCTTCATTGACGAGGTGGATTCGCTCTGCGGATCCCGCAACGAAAATGAGAGTGAGGCCGCCCGAAGGATCAAAACAGAGTTCCTGGTCCAGATGCAGG gGGTGGGGAATAACAATGATGGGACTCTGGTACTTGGTGCCACAAACATCCCGTGGGTTTTGGATTCAGCCATTAGAAGGAG GTTTGAAAAGCGAATTTATATCCCATTGCCGGAGGAGGCTGCCCGTGCCCAGATGTTCCGGTTGCATCTGGGGAGCACTCCTCACAACCTCACAGAAGCCAACATCCACGAGCTGGCCCGGAAGACGGAAGGCTACTCGGGCGCAGACATCAGCATCATCGTGCGGGATTCCCTCATGCAGCCCGTGAGGAAAGTACAGTCAGCAACACACTTCAGAAAG GTCTGTGGCCCTTCCCGCACCAACCCTAGCATTATGATTGACGACCTCCTGACCCCATGCTCACCAGGGGACCCAGGGGCCATGGAGATGACTTGGATGGATGTCCCCGGTGACAAACTCTTAGAGCCTGTGGTTTGCATG TCGGACATGCTCCGGTCTTTGGCCACCACTCGGCCCACCGTGAATGCAGATGACCTCCTGAAAGTGAAGAAATTCTCAGAGGACTTTGGACAGGAGAGTTAA